GACACAGAAGAAGTGGGAGAGCCTCAACTTGAAGTGCGTCACggcatgtttgctttttttttggggggggggtgtctatGACTTACTATGGTGCACCAACAGTTTTATTTCAACATAAAGGTGCCTGGTTCCTTGGATTGGTTACAAGTAGGATCTTCAATCAACTTTAGCTTCAATTTGAAGAGGGTTAATGTTGAACGTTTGTATGGCTTGATAAAAGTCCATTTTACTGACGCCAACAATGGCTTATGTTATCACAATTCATAGTCatgaagccccccccccaacctccaaaccaccccaccccaccacaGCATGTATTTCTGCACTACTGTATTATCAGTTTACCCAGCTGTACAACCATTAGCCACGACAtaaggtacacctgcacagatCACAGCCAATACAATTGCTGTAATATAACAATAAATACAGTAGTCAACGGCACATAATCCGCCACAAGCTTGGACAGTTATCAAAAGAGAGATATAGTTGCACTCTTCTTGCCATTTACTTACTAGTTTGCAGAAGCAAACTCACTTCTACTCACTTGATAATAATCAGCAGTTTGGAAAATAGTACTGAACATTTCGTAAGAAAAGGCTTCACGTTGTTTAATAGCACTTCTTGTTGATGTTTGTCAAACTTgacataaaacaaagacaatgacagtgtttttaaaacaaccaaactACATAGAACGCTACCTTAAAGGTATTAGAtcacggtattttaagcccttccacagtTAAGTATATAGGCACAAATTGATGAAATCTTATCATTGACACCTtggtgatgtatttattttttatttttttaatgaaatattaggtgttttgctggttatttttctaACGCAGAATTAAAatgcccggttcagtaaaactcCGCCTCTCCCATGTGGTTGCCGAAACCCCCTCTCGTCTCCTGGAGAGACACATTATAGattaaagcccaattcacactggctgcggaacggacgcggtgcattttccgtacggcggccgtacggacgccgcaaggatagaatgcattcaagtctacgtgtcgattcacaccagctgcgtgTCTGCGGTGCAGAACAaatgcggcgatgcggaaggtttccgcaagcgttcttttttttttttcggactccacatgcggattttcatgaagctgaagaaattacacgtgCTGGACAGGAAGTTAGTCGTCTCGTATAagggtaaatccggtatatttcaaaataaaaccatttgcgaacttgttttttttggtggagggaagctagctaactacatagcatgacatgagtcggacatttaagacaaaaaaaaaaaaaaaaagctcagaataaattaaacgacaaaataacactattttaaacacaaaacgtacttacccatcgTCGAAGACCCAAAGTAGAAGTCTCAgacataatgtccaaaaagtatattgatgtgacaacaggcaagcgtggctattgtttacaaaatactgtacacgCTTGTTATCACATAAACTGAACTCTCCAGcatgaaccccacgtgatcttatGATCTGTCGGGTGCAGATTTACGGACACGCACTGCAcgtggtgtgaattgcagtccttgtggAAGCCGTGCGGAAGCCGTACAAAAAACGCACCACGTCCTTTccgcagtgtgaattgggcgtaagCGTGGATGTTGTTTTTGATGCATATCATGTGTTCTGTGTCATTACTGTATACTGAACAGATGTAGCTCCTGAAGTGAAGTCTCTTCTGAGTATTTATTACTGATCCCTTTCCAAATATTGTTATAATTTCCATCTGTGGTCTATCACAAAACTTTCCAAGACCACAGTTGATCAACATCCCCCCCCTCTTAATTCTCTACTTCTGCACTTTGACCTTTTAAAACGTCAAGATCCCTAATCACTATGAGAAAAACTGTGTCCAAGGCCGCTGGTTTTTATCAACCATTACAGTCGCTGGGTGGCCCTTCAGTTAATTGCAGACATTTTGTCTAATTAAACCCCTCCCTGGAGGTCTCTCTGCATATCCTAGCATATAGTCATCTGAAGCTAGTAAATGTATAGGAGCCACTCTGTCAAGACAATAGGTCATAAACAGCTGGAGTCCAATGCCAGTGAACTCGTAAAAATGTTACATGCAAAATAGAACCCGCCACATTTGCCTTGCTCCAGAATCTCTGTGaacattgttgtttatttttccctTAGCCGAAGCATGCCAACGGAGGATTTTAATGAGGGACATAGCAATTCAAATGACCCGTCTGCTCGTAACGAGTGTGTTTCACCTTTCTAATAGATACCAGAAGCACATTGGCAAGTTAAAGTTTGACCCATGCCAAGCACAACGAGCTTTGGAAATGGCTGGGATGTGTTTACTGGCACTATCGTTTGCATTGTCTATTGTGTGCTTTGTCATTGCTGGAGAAGCCACAAAAATGACTTTGCAGCCACATTCATAGCCTTTCTTTTGATTTGtaatataattaatgtggtatcaCTTGTGTAACCGTGATATTTCTTCCACAGCATTCTCAGGCGGAGACAACTCTTTCtaaaaatggatgattttttCTGGCGGGAACATCATTCAATGTTGACACTACCTTATGGCATCAAGGGCAGTGGTATGTGGATATTATTacctgatttttgtttttatattttttttaaacttagcaTTTATTTTACACTGTGGACTTCTATGTTTTTGACTCTTGTGAGACACACCCCATTTGTTCCAGGGGTGGAGAACCTTTTTTCCTATCAGGGGCCATTTCTTCTGTCAGATTTCAAAGGTGCAATACCTCTGACAttccatttttctccaaacctGCATGAAGTCCAccactttcatttattttttagaatgaCATGGCACCGCGGATTAAGTACTCCCAGGGGGCCATGGGTTCTTCACACTGCTTGAATCCATTTGATGCATCATGCTGCTTACCTTATTAGTTTTCTTACAATCTCATATTTTAAACTGCTCCctttcccctttttttcccacccagaAGCACTGCTGATGAAAATTCTTGCAATAGTCGCAGATCATCAGATTCCGGCCAACATAGACAAGTAAGTGTGACACTGTGAAGTGTCTTGCTATTGGTTTTCATCAAGATGTATGAACAATGTGTGTGACCTTTTCTTTCAGCCTTGAATGCAAAACCTGCGTTGTCATAGGCAACGGCTTTGCCATTAAAAATACATCCTTAGGAAGCACCATCAACAAATATGATGTCGTCATTCGGTAAGAATAAACAACTTGTATGCATTGTGGTTCCTTTGAACAGctatgttatgtttatatgtagTTTTTAATTTCGTCTGGTTAGCCTGAATTTGTATGAATAATGTGCATCCAAAGATAGAATAATACAATTTACAACCAGATgacgtgtttattttgtattaaaagTCCTTTTGTTTTCTTGAAGTCCCTTCTTTAGCTATTCTCTGTCTTGCAACGGGATcataaattatgacaaaaacACGGAATTTAACTTCACTGTTGAGCGTTTTGAATCTTTTGTACATCAAGAATTACAGTACTTTTCTCCTAATAATCTAAAAATCAAATATTGAAATAACAAATTGAATATTGCATGCCAGTGATCTGTAAAATTAATTATCAAAATTGAGACTTaaattttgtgcttttatttaaTCTCTACAATCAGCAAACTTTTGGGAAATGTAAAGTTAGGTCCaccttgtgttttgttttttattcaactTACGACGAcgatgacattttcatccgttacTGTGATTGGTCGAAACAAAAGCTCGGCAGTCATGCACAAATTGCGTAttgcccaatcaatttggagtgTTGGAccgaatgtcccgcctttcccgagaaGATCACATTGGAGtggtcccagattgatattgtggagaactcccttgagtgaatcacaattatcaatctggctgttGCCAGGTTAAAGTTGTTAGGTTTCTCTAAAGGAGAAAGGAAAACATTTAGTCATGTCAGGCGTGAATGTGCAAATCTGACTTTACAGCTTGGAgcagacacatgcacacactgagTTGTTATAAGCCTCTTTCAGACAGCCAAGCTGTTGGCCTGGttacaatgcattttttttcctccccaacaTCAACATGTCCGGGTCCCTCCCTATCCTCTCTCCTTCTGAAGCGAATCAGTCCTGGGACATGTAGGTTATTGATGGTCTGAATTCAGTGCATGCCTGAGAGCAAACGTCACCGGACTTGGGTCACAGAAACACAACTTGAACTTTTATAAAGCCTAGTGAGACTTGTGTGTAACCAAACATAGTCAAGTTCCATCATAACATTGGAATTTTTATATTACTGCAGAACAAAGTGAATACTTGATCAAATATTTAGCCTGATATTAGTAGGACATATAAAGTAGCAGGATAGGACACTTTGGATTTTGGAATATGGTAGAATTTAGATtaagatttaattatttttttactagttTATTATTAGAGAGGGGGCTCTAATAGTAGCAACGTGACCAGCTTTCCCAAAAATGATAGTCTACCAATTTTTTAACTCTGGTTGTAATGGCCACCTGAACCTGCGTATACAACAcagtaataatttcagaaattgGATGTTGggtattaaatttaatttaaaattgcctTTTTGTGTTAGCATATAGAAACTCTGTTCATAAAATGCCTTCATATGACCTCAAGCCTTTGGGGGAACCCTTTCTCTAATTGGCTGACAAGTTTCAGTTAAAAATGTCCACCAAGGAGCTCGTACCGACCACGATTCTAAAATTAGAGTGACTTTTGGAATGACTTGGTCTAAAAGCTCGTCTGTAATAGCGAATCAGACAAGAGAGTAGGTAATGGGCATTAGTAatgaatttgtgtttttgtactttaTTTGTTATGGAGGATTTTCGAGGCATTAAAGTGCTCATTTTACAAAGATGGTGGCGATTTTCGACAATTTGGTACTAATCAGTTTATATTTTAGAGAAAGTTACATAATATCAATTGATCTGTGCATTCACTTGGTTTTAATTCACAGCTATTGTTTTATAATGAACTGTATTTGTGTTTCTTTGGGAGatgtgtgtttgtattattgactgattttatCCACATTAAGAGGAGGCCTGATTACTGATCTGAATGCAATTTCATGCATTTCATTTTCGCTTTTCGGTGACAGGAAACCAACAAAAATTGAATTGTGTCACTTGAAGCCGTGTGTAAATTTGCCAGTTGTCCACTATTTGAgtaaatattgtgaatatgaAGGGAATTGGAGGAATGTCCTGCTGAAAGAGCAAATCATTTTAACTGCAGTATCTTTGCCAGCGAAGGGAGCTgtgattttgaaaataaaaagggaTTCTACTTCCAATTTCTCCTCTTACAGGTTGAACAGCGCTCCAGTGAGGGGCTACGAGGACGATGTTGGGAACAAGACCACCATGAGGTTCTTCTACCCAGAGTCTGCCTCTTATGATCCACGCTTGAACAGCGAGCCTGGCACTCTAATGGTCTTTGTGCCTTTTAAACAGCAAGATCTACGGTGGCTCAAAGAGATCCTCTACAACGAGAAGAGGGTACAGGATGTGTGAAAAAGCTCTCGCACTCTCACACTCACGCACGCTGCTTTTCCCCAGACCTTACCAGCCAAGCGTGTCAGGAACAAGTTCTGATAGCCTATtgtgaaaatgctttttccacAGTGGGCCTCTGTCCTTGTAGTTAGCAGCCTGCTAGTCTTAACAGTACTGGTCCATTACCTGCTAATTATGCACATGGCGTTGCCTCCAGTCATGAGGGATTTAGTGTCTGTCTTGCATCTCGTTAGTATAAATCAAGTGGCTGTACTGGAAATTACTTATCTctctgtttatttatgtatgcatTCTCCCAGGTCGTGAAAGGCTTTTGGAAGGTCCCTCCGCAAATCTGGTTGGGTGATGCTGGTAAAGTCCGAGTGCTGGACCCGTACTTTTTGCACCAGACGGCATATACGCTGCTCCAAATCCCCCTGAAGCCCAAGGTGAGTTGCCACTTTTCAGTTTCGAGTATCACCAATCTGTAAAGCAGCTCAGCGGGGAGAAACGATGGTTGCAATTAACTGTGACCAGTCGGCATTCTCTCATCGCAAGTCCCCCTGCTGGGAATCATCCATGTTCGTTCCCTTTTAGGCCTCCCACTCGGATGTTAACGAGGCCGGCTGCAGCATCCGCTAGCCGGTCAAGGGTACTTGGGTGATAAATCGTCCAATGGGTTCAAGTGTAACTCGGTCAATAGTAATGTGTGGGGAACCCAATTACAGCAGATTACGAGAAAGATACTCACATTCTGGCATGTTATTGCAAGATAAAGCCTCCACATCTTCAAGTTTGCAGCAGTGCATAGCCAAAAAATAATTGGCTTTTGATAGAAAGCCAAAATACAGTTCGTAGTCCCAAAAgctggttgttgttgttccatAAGTTGACAgtttaggaaacaaaaaaaaaatcactcaggaAACTGAAACACTCTTCATGCTGATGACGAGAAAACATGACGCAGGGCATTTTTGCACTGAGCCATTGATCTGTTTTCACTTGAAAACTTGGACCTTTTCTCTCACTTTGGCTTATGAGCCTGGACGTTGAAACACTTTTTTCCCTAATGACCTCTTCAATCTCCTGGGAGGTTGCATGCCTGGCAGAGTCAGGTTTTCTTTTGGTTCCGCCTTGTTACCCTTGCCAGAGCCCCTTTTTGTCAGAGAATGAGAGGTGGTTATTCATTTTGGACTTAAGTCCAAACAAGTGGATGGTGTTTGTGAGGTGGTGATCCTAAAGCTGAGCCACAGGCTTGGCCGCCAGGAGCTGTGCACATCTGCACAGACTTTAAGGGGCGTACCAGAGGGTTGTTCAGGACCAGCACCAATCTGGAGGGGTACAAATAGTCACAACCTTTGCCTGTAAGTGGTTAACATTGGGGTGTTGTCCAGTTTTAAACTTGAAGGATTACATGAAAAGTACTCAACAGATTACCGCAAAACTTGCAGAGTGGTGGGGCGTGGgtcaaggaaggaaggaaggaaggaaagacagACATTTGGGCAGATCTGAAGAAGTGGGTGTACTGTTTTGATGCTGATCCATATGAGTGTTTTTGAAATTGTTGTATTTCTGCTCAGTGGCATTTTACTATGGGCTGTAAACAGAGCAGAAGAGAAGATGAACCTCAATTCACAGGGCAATGTTCAATCCCACTCAACATTCTCAACCACTACAAATTGTTCTCGTGTTGATAATAAAGAAGTCACACGACGtgccatcacaacagccacaagtcgactTGTAGGCCAAAAATATAGCACGATCACATGCAAGCAATGATGGCCAACCAGGGCATatcacaaaatatttgagtTGTGTCTTGATCTCCGTCGAACCCCTGAGACTCACTACGTTTCCATGCAGGCAATAACCCTTTTAAAACccgaatattggcaatattcaggttttataaggccatgtaaacacgcACAATAACCCAAATATGCTCGTAGTCAGGTTTCTAAAAACCCAAATAAGACACCCGGGTTATCCCTTTCAAAACCAGAATTCTTGCGCATATAAACACATTCGGAATAATTTGATTGAACAGCGCATTGTTTTTTGGTGTGCGCATGATCTCTATTTTCTTCTTCGTATTCTTTTCTTCTTAGCTTATTGTAATTAACAAGGAATCTTGGTTCTTTGTAGTAACAACTTGTATGTGCAGCTCCGTCCCACTCGCTAAAGGAGCCTtgcttgaatacattgatttctctgcgACGTTTTTACATGATTTTCTGTCTCTATGGTGAAAACGCTGTATATGTCAGTGAAAACGTAAATATAGAAAAGTATATAAATGCGTGCTTCTGGCGAGTAACCCACCGGAAATACTCCAGCCGATGTCAACTAACATGACTCTTGCAGCAAAGAAGAGCGAGGACGAAACTGACTTAGCATGTCGAGtgataaaaatatgtattttattgaatgtaataagTTTACGCAATTACGTTGTCAGCACCTCGCGGTTGGAACGGCATATTCCAATCGAGCACATATGACATGTAAAGCAGAGTAACTCGATCCGCCACACATGTAAACATGTTACCTCGATTGTTTCAGAAAcctgaattctgaccttaaccagaatattgactgcatgtaaacgtagtcattGACTCACCGAACACCTGGGGTTCGATCAAACCCAAATTCAGAACCACTTGACTAAATGGTGCTAGTATGAAAGTACTTCTGCCGTCCATATTTCCAGCCCAATGGTATAAAACCTCATCCATCAGTTTTGACTTCTGTTTGCAGATATTTCTCCTTCCCTGCCAAATATATGACCACTTCACCAAAAATCCACATTCGTATATACTCTCCACCGCCGCTCTCACTTCATCTTCTGCACTGGGCCCTCTTACAAAGCCACATGATCCTCACAGTGTGTGTTCACACCCCTCTCCCAAAACGCAGGCATGTGCTCTGCTCTTAGCTTGCAGTGGTGACAGTGTGCAGCCCACTCGCCAAGCCGCCGCAGGCTTGTTTCCAAACTACACAGAACTCTGGCACCGGCCATATGAGGCTCACACAAGCAGAATGTCTTAATAATCTGAATTAACCTAAAAAATGTACTAATTAGCATGTTAATCCATTTAAGAGGACGatcatttttaagttttaaaaacggATCTGTCATCTTTTAAAACTCAACAGTTTTGCTAAAACTTCTGTCCAGATGGATCTCTGCAAGACATGTGCTCACCTCGTTCTTACACGGTCCGAATGCTTGTCTAAATATACGTTTTGAAATTGTTACAAGCTAAAATCCGCATTCCCCTCCTAGCCGGGTTCACTTGCCAAAATAATACAGTAACAAAAAAGTTCATGACTGTGCAGCCATTCACTCAGTAACTTTTAGTTCTTCTTACCTTGTACTGATTACGCAAACATGATATCGCTATAGAACTGTTTGAATTCATTGCAGAGAGACCAGTGCATTCATGATGGAACACTCACACCAGACCAAACTGTTGACAAGTAAAGACTTCTCATCTTGGTTCAAGTTAACAATGTTGAGCCATGGATGGAGGATGTCGGAAGTGGGTAACTGTGGGCTTGGACATACATGCTAGCATTGGACAGCCCAAATGGCATACTTGATgagatgaggggaaaaaaaactaaataagagAGGAAAATTTCGCTCTCAAGCCCACGTGGAAATTATTCTCCTTTATGAGCACAGATAATCATTGACATGCTGTCCTTTGGGGACCCTTATAAAAGACTACACAACAACATGGATGAACCTATTACTCTTGTGTTATCTTTATCCCATTAAGTTAACTCTGTTACGTGATGTACGCTCTTCAATTGGGTTGccttttaaaacttaaaaaaacaaaaaaacatattcgAACTGCCACTATGACTTGTACTAAATAGGCTACTGTTTTGGTACAGtagacagtttttgtttttttttgtttttggtcttgTGAAGCCCTTC
This genomic stretch from Festucalex cinctus isolate MCC-2025b chromosome 13, RoL_Fcin_1.0, whole genome shotgun sequence harbors:
- the st3gal4 gene encoding CMP-N-acetylneuraminate-beta-galactosamide-alpha-2,3-sialyltransferase 4 isoform X1, encoding MSLKRYVWTKSNVKMFLKAVKPWCLRLLPVLLFFIIIVTYYCTYAILQSYTGTSKFVSNSKFLCSGWLTQKKWESLNLNILRRRQLFLKMDDFFWREHHSMLTLPYGIKGSEALLMKILAIVADHQIPANIDNLECKTCVVIGNGFAIKNTSLGSTINKYDVVIRLNSAPVRGYEDDVGNKTTMRFFYPESASYDPRLNSEPGTLMVFVPFKQQDLRWLKEILYNEKRVVKGFWKVPPQIWLGDAGKVRVLDPYFLHQTAYTLLQIPLKPKIPVHPTTGILAVFVALNYCDVVHVAGFGYPDSKMHPVHYYGSETMKIMKNSYHDLSIEAQALKRLEDSGAILFLHPHL
- the st3gal4 gene encoding CMP-N-acetylneuraminate-beta-galactosamide-alpha-2,3-sialyltransferase 4 isoform X2, with protein sequence MSLKRYVWTKSNVKMFLKAVKPWCLRLLPVLLFFIIIVTYYCTYAILQSYTGTSKFVSNSKFLCSGWLTQKKWESLNLNILRRRQLFLKMDDFFWREHHSMLTLPYGIKGSALLMKILAIVADHQIPANIDNLECKTCVVIGNGFAIKNTSLGSTINKYDVVIRLNSAPVRGYEDDVGNKTTMRFFYPESASYDPRLNSEPGTLMVFVPFKQQDLRWLKEILYNEKRVVKGFWKVPPQIWLGDAGKVRVLDPYFLHQTAYTLLQIPLKPKIPVHPTTGILAVFVALNYCDVVHVAGFGYPDSKMHPVHYYGSETMKIMKNSYHDLSIEAQALKRLEDSGAILFLHPHL
- the st3gal4 gene encoding CMP-N-acetylneuraminate-beta-galactosamide-alpha-2,3-sialyltransferase 4 isoform X3 translates to MITPQWKESLEMTERKAWCLRLLPVLLFFIIIVTYYCTYAILQSYTGTSKFVSNSKFLCSGWLTQKKWESLNLNILRRRQLFLKMDDFFWREHHSMLTLPYGIKGSEALLMKILAIVADHQIPANIDNLECKTCVVIGNGFAIKNTSLGSTINKYDVVIRLNSAPVRGYEDDVGNKTTMRFFYPESASYDPRLNSEPGTLMVFVPFKQQDLRWLKEILYNEKRVVKGFWKVPPQIWLGDAGKVRVLDPYFLHQTAYTLLQIPLKPKIPVHPTTGILAVFVALNYCDVVHVAGFGYPDSKMHPVHYYGSETMKIMKNSYHDLSIEAQALKRLEDSGAILFLHPHL